A part of Fusobacterium simiae genomic DNA contains:
- a CDS encoding YgiQ family radical SAM protein translates to MKFLPTTREEMKILGWDSIDVLLISGDTYLDTSYNGSALVGKWLVEHGFKVGIIAQPKVDVPDDITRLGEPNLFFAISGGCVDSMVANYTATKKRRQQDDFTPGGVNNKRPDRAILVYSNMIRRFFKGTTKKIVISGIESSLRRITHYDYWTNKLRKPILFDAKADILSYGMGEMSMLQLANALKNGEDWKNIRGLCYLSKEIKEEYLPLPSHSECLADKDKFIEAFHTFYLNCDPITAKGLCQKCDDRYLIQNPPSEIYSEETMDKIYSMEFARDVHPYYKKMGAVRALDTIKYSVTTHRGCYGECNFCAIAIHQGRTIMSRSQKSIVNEVKNIAEIPKFHGNISDVGGPTANMYGLECKKKLKLGACPDRRCLYPRKCPHLIVNHNNQVELLKKLKKIPNIKKIFIASGIRYDMILDDNKCGQMYLKEIIKDHISGQMKIAPEHTEDKILGLMGKDGKSCLNEFKNQFYKINNELGKKQFLTYYLIAAHPGCKDKDMMDLKRYASQELRVNPEQVQIFTPTPSTYSTLMYYTEKDPFTNQKLFVEKDNGRKQKQKDIVTEKRKNRK, encoded by the coding sequence ATGAAATTTTTACCAACTACAAGAGAAGAAATGAAAATTTTAGGTTGGGATAGCATAGATGTTCTTCTGATTTCAGGAGATACATATTTAGATACTTCATACAATGGAAGTGCTTTAGTTGGAAAATGGCTTGTTGAACATGGGTTTAAAGTTGGGATAATAGCTCAACCAAAAGTTGATGTTCCTGATGATATAACTCGTTTAGGAGAACCTAATTTATTTTTTGCTATATCTGGTGGTTGTGTTGACTCTATGGTTGCAAACTATACTGCAACCAAAAAAAGAAGACAACAAGATGATTTTACACCAGGTGGAGTAAATAATAAAAGACCAGATAGAGCAATTTTAGTTTATTCAAATATGATTAGAAGATTTTTTAAAGGAACTACAAAAAAGATTGTTATAAGTGGGATAGAATCAAGTTTAAGAAGGATAACACACTATGATTACTGGACTAATAAACTGAGAAAGCCTATTTTATTTGATGCTAAGGCAGACATTTTATCTTATGGTATGGGAGAAATGTCAATGTTACAATTAGCAAATGCTCTAAAAAATGGTGAAGACTGGAAAAATATCAGGGGACTTTGTTATTTAAGTAAGGAAATAAAAGAAGAATATTTACCTTTGCCATCTCATTCAGAATGTTTAGCAGATAAGGATAAATTTATTGAGGCTTTTCATACTTTTTATTTGAATTGTGACCCTATAACTGCAAAAGGGCTTTGTCAAAAATGTGATGATAGATATTTAATTCAAAATCCACCATCAGAAATTTATTCAGAAGAAACGATGGATAAAATTTATTCTATGGAATTTGCAAGAGATGTCCATCCTTATTATAAAAAGATGGGAGCTGTTAGAGCATTGGATACTATAAAATATTCTGTTACAACTCATAGAGGTTGCTATGGAGAATGTAATTTTTGTGCAATAGCTATTCATCAAGGTAGAACTATTATGTCAAGAAGTCAAAAATCAATAGTTAATGAAGTAAAAAATATAGCTGAAATTCCTAAATTTCATGGAAATATATCTGATGTAGGTGGACCAACAGCTAATATGTATGGACTTGAATGTAAGAAAAAATTAAAATTAGGAGCTTGTCCAGATAGAAGATGTCTGTATCCTAGAAAATGTCCTCATCTTATAGTAAACCATAATAATCAAGTGGAACTTTTAAAAAAATTAAAGAAAATTCCAAATATAAAAAAGATTTTTATAGCCTCTGGAATTAGATATGATATGATTTTAGACGATAATAAGTGTGGACAAATGTATTTGAAAGAAATAATAAAAGACCATATTTCAGGACAAATGAAGATAGCTCCAGAACATACAGAAGATAAAATTTTAGGATTGATGGGTAAAGATGGTAAGTCTTGCTTGAATGAGTTTAAAAATCAATTCTATAAAATAAATAATGAGTTAGGCAAGAAACAATTTTTAACTTATTATTTGATAGCTGCTCACCCAGGTTGTAAAGATAAAGATATGATGGATTTAAAAAGATATGCTTCTCAGGAATTGAGAGTTAATCCTGAACAAGTTCAAATTTTTACACCTACTCCATCAACTTATTCAACTTTGATGTACTATACAGAAAAAGACCCTTTTACAAATCAAAAATTATTTGTTGAAAAGGATAATGGTAGAAAGCAAAAACAAAAGGATATAGTTACTGAAAAAAGAAAAAATAGAAAATAG
- the pepT gene encoding peptidase T yields the protein MDSKKYDTLKERFFRYVKFNTRSDGASETIPSTPSQMEFAKMLKKELENLGLDDVFINKACFVNATLPSNMDKKVATVGFIAHMDTADFNAEGISPQIIENYDGKDIVLNKEKNIVMKVEEFPNLKDYISKTLITTDGTTLLGADDKSGIVEIIEAVKYLKEHPEIKHGDVKIAFGPDEEIGRGADYFDVKEFAADYAYTMDGGPVGELEYESFNAAEAKFKIKGVSVHPGTAKGKMINASLIASEIIEMFPKDEVPEKTEGYEGFYFLDEMKSNCEDGEVVYIIRDHDKAKFLAKKEFVKKLVEKINKKYGREVVKLELKDEYYNMGEIIKDHMYVVDIAKKAMENLGIKPIIKPIRGGTDGSKISFMGLPTPNIFAGGENFHGKYEFVALESMEKATDVIIEILKLNAER from the coding sequence ATGGACTCAAAAAAATACGATACATTAAAAGAAAGATTTTTTAGATATGTAAAATTTAACACTCGTTCAGATGGAGCAAGTGAAACAATTCCATCTACACCATCACAAATGGAATTTGCAAAGATGTTAAAAAAAGAATTAGAAAATTTAGGACTAGACGATGTTTTTATAAACAAGGCTTGTTTTGTAAATGCAACTTTGCCAAGCAATATGGATAAAAAAGTTGCTACTGTTGGTTTTATTGCCCATATGGATACAGCAGATTTTAATGCAGAAGGGATTAGTCCACAAATTATAGAAAATTATGATGGTAAAGATATAGTTTTAAATAAAGAAAAAAATATAGTTATGAAAGTTGAGGAGTTTCCAAATTTAAAAGATTATATTTCAAAGACTTTAATCACAACAGATGGAACAACTTTATTAGGAGCAGATGATAAATCAGGTATAGTTGAAATTATTGAAGCAGTAAAATATTTAAAAGAACATCCAGAAATCAAACATGGAGATGTAAAAATTGCTTTTGGACCAGATGAAGAAATTGGTAGAGGAGCAGATTATTTTGATGTAAAAGAATTTGCAGCAGACTATGCTTACACTATGGATGGAGGACCCGTTGGGGAATTAGAATATGAAAGTTTTAATGCTGCTGAGGCTAAATTTAAAATAAAAGGTGTAAGTGTACACCCAGGAACTGCAAAAGGGAAGATGATAAATGCAAGTTTAATTGCCAGTGAAATTATAGAAATGTTTCCAAAAGATGAAGTTCCAGAAAAAACAGAAGGTTATGAAGGTTTTTATTTCTTAGATGAAATGAAATCTAATTGTGAAGATGGAGAAGTAGTCTATATTATAAGAGACCATGATAAAGCTAAATTTTTAGCAAAAAAAGAATTTGTAAAAAAATTAGTTGAAAAGATAAATAAAAAATATGGAAGAGAAGTTGTTAAACTTGAATTAAAAGATGAATATTACAATATGGGAGAAATTATAAAAGACCATATGTATGTTGTAGATATAGCCAAAAAAGCTATGGAAAATTTAGGAATAAAACCAATTATAAAACCTATTCGTGGTGGAACAGATGGTTCTAAAATTTCATTTATGGGATTACCTACACCAAATATTTTTGCAGGTGGAGAAAATTTCCATGGAAAATATGAATTTGTTGCTCTTGAAAGTATGGAAAAAGCAACAGATGTAATAATTGAAATTTTAAAGTTAAATGCAGAAAGGTAA
- a CDS encoding nucleotidyltransferase, giving the protein MFKNVIGLIVEYNPFHNGHLHHIQKIDRLFEDNTKIAVMSGDFVQRGEPSLINKFEKTKIALSQGIDIVIELPAFYSTQSAEIFAKGSVNLLDRLSCNYLVFGSESNDLEKLKKIANISLTKEFTISLKEFLAEGFSYPTAFSKALFDEKLGSNDILALEYLKAIKSINSSMEAYCIKREKIGYYDDEKDNFASASYIRKVLLDFNKKKEDKLNKIKNLVPEFSYKILEENFGNFSYLSNFFDLIKYQIIKNYSKLKNIPDLEIGLENRLYKYSLENLRFDEFFNNILTKRLTISRLQRILLHSLFDLTENITEKVKNEVPFVKILGFSTKGQSYLNYLKKMEDYNERKILTSNRNLKEILNEEEIELFNFNELCSQIYRIKSSYANIGYPIIKRD; this is encoded by the coding sequence ATGTTTAAAAATGTAATTGGTTTAATTGTTGAATATAACCCTTTTCATAATGGGCATCTACACCACATTCAAAAGATAGATAGACTTTTTGAAGATAATACTAAAATTGCTGTTATGAGTGGTGATTTTGTTCAAAGAGGGGAACCTTCTCTTATAAATAAATTTGAAAAAACAAAGATAGCTCTATCACAAGGTATAGATATAGTGATAGAGTTACCTGCTTTTTATTCCACTCAAAGTGCAGAAATATTTGCAAAAGGCTCTGTCAATCTTTTAGATAGACTTTCTTGTAATTACTTAGTTTTTGGCTCTGAAAGTAATGATTTAGAAAAGCTAAAAAAAATAGCTAATATTTCTTTAACAAAAGAGTTTACTATATCTTTAAAAGAATTTTTAGCAGAAGGCTTTTCATATCCTACTGCTTTTTCAAAGGCTTTATTTGATGAAAAATTAGGCTCTAATGATATATTAGCTTTGGAGTATTTAAAAGCAATAAAAAGTATAAATTCAAGTATGGAAGCCTATTGTATAAAAAGAGAAAAGATAGGTTATTATGATGATGAGAAAGATAATTTTGCAAGTGCAAGTTATATTAGAAAAGTTTTGTTAGATTTTAATAAAAAAAAAGAAGATAAATTGAATAAAATTAAAAATTTAGTTCCAGAATTTTCATATAAAATTTTAGAGGAAAATTTTGGAAATTTTTCTTATTTAAGTAATTTTTTTGATTTAATTAAATATCAAATAATAAAAAATTATTCAAAATTAAAAAATATTCCAGATTTAGAAATAGGTTTAGAAAATAGATTGTACAAATATTCATTAGAAAATTTGAGGTTTGATGAATTTTTTAATAATATTTTAACTAAAAGACTTACTATTTCAAGATTACAAAGAATATTATTGCATTCTCTATTTGATTTAACTGAGAATATAACAGAGAAAGTGAAGAATGAAGTTCCTTTTGTTAAAATTTTAGGTTTTTCAACTAAGGGACAAAGTTACTTAAATTATTTAAAAAAAATGGAAGATTACAATGAAAGAAAAATTTTGACTTCTAATAGAAATTTAAAAGAAATTTTAAATGAGGAAGAAATAGAGTTATTTAATTTTAATGAGCTATGCTCACAAATTTATAGAATAAAATCAAGTTATGCAAATATTGGTTATCCAATAATAAAAAGAGATTAG
- the gpmA gene encoding 2,3-diphosphoglycerate-dependent phosphoglycerate mutase produces the protein MKLVLIRHGESAWNLENRFTGWKDVDLSPKGIEEAKSAGKILKEMNLIFDVAYTSYLKRAIKTLNIVLEEMDELYIPVYKSWRLNERHYGALQGLNKAETAKKYGDEQVHIWRRSFDVAPPSIDKNSEYYPKSDRRYADLADSDIPLGESLKDTIARVLPYWHSDISKSLQEGKNVIVAAHGNSLRALIKYLLNISNEDILNLNLATGKPMIFEIDKDLKVLSAPELF, from the coding sequence ATGAAATTAGTTTTAATTCGTCATGGAGAAAGTGCTTGGAACTTAGAAAATAGATTTACAGGCTGGAAAGATGTTGATTTAAGTCCAAAGGGAATTGAGGAAGCAAAATCAGCTGGAAAAATTTTAAAAGAAATGAATTTAATTTTTGATGTCGCTTATACTTCATATTTAAAAAGAGCTATTAAAACTTTAAATATTGTTTTAGAAGAAATGGATGAATTATATATTCCAGTATATAAATCTTGGAGATTAAATGAAAGACACTATGGAGCATTACAAGGTTTAAATAAAGCAGAAACTGCAAAAAAATATGGAGATGAACAAGTACATATTTGGCGTCGTAGTTTTGATGTAGCTCCTCCATCAATAGATAAAAATAGTGAATATTATCCAAAATCAGATAGAAGATATGCGGATTTAGCTGATTCTGATATTCCATTGGGAGAAAGTTTAAAAGATACAATAGCAAGAGTTTTACCTTATTGGCATTCAGATATTTCAAAAAGTTTACAAGAAGGAAAAAATGTTATAGTTGCTGCTCATGGAAATAGCCTAAGAGCATTGATAAAATATTTACTAAATATTTCAAATGAAGATATTTTAAATCTAAATTTAGCTACAGGTAAACCTATGATATTTGAAATAGATAAAGATTTAAAGGTATTATCTGCACCTGAATTATTTTAA